In Dolichospermum flos-aquae CCAP 1403/13F, the following proteins share a genomic window:
- a CDS encoding peptide chain release factor 3: MSIELQAELGQAVEQRRNFAIISHPDAGKTTLTEKLLLYGGAIHEAGAVKARRDQRKVTSDWMAMEQQRGISVTSTVLQFAYRNCQINLLDTPGHQDFSEDTYRTLAAADNAVMLIDAAKGLEPQTRKLFEVCKMRGIPIFTFVNKLDRPGREPIDLLDEIEKELGLQTYAVNWPIGMGDRFKGVFDRQQQQIHLFERSSHGSKEAKETILNIGDQRLEELLEKELYHQLKDELELLEGVCPELDLDLVHAGKMTPVFFGSAMTNFGVELFLKNFLDFALKPGTHSSTVGDIPPTYPEFTGFIFKLQANMDPKHRDRVAFVRVCTGKFEKDMTVNHARTGKVVRLSRPQKLFAQERESIDVAYPGDVIGLNNPGVFAIGDTIYTGQKLEYEGIPYFSPELFATLRNPNPSKFKQFQKGVSELREEGAVQIMYSTDEAKREPILAAVGQLQFEVVQFRLENEYGVETILDLLPYSVARWVEGGWEALKQVGRLFNTTTVKDSMGRPVLLFRNEWNCQQLEGDHPELKLSAIAPVFSHQQSAES, from the coding sequence ATGTCCATTGAACTGCAAGCAGAATTAGGTCAAGCGGTGGAACAGCGTCGCAACTTTGCGATTATTTCTCACCCTGATGCTGGTAAAACCACACTGACAGAAAAACTATTATTATACGGGGGTGCTATTCACGAAGCTGGAGCAGTAAAAGCCCGCAGAGACCAGCGCAAAGTCACTTCTGACTGGATGGCAATGGAACAACAACGGGGAATTTCCGTAACTTCTACGGTATTACAATTTGCCTATCGTAACTGTCAAATTAATTTACTCGACACTCCTGGACACCAAGATTTTAGTGAGGACACCTATCGGACTTTGGCAGCAGCCGATAATGCGGTGATGCTAATAGACGCGGCTAAAGGTTTAGAACCCCAAACTCGGAAACTCTTTGAAGTGTGTAAAATGCGGGGTATCCCAATTTTTACCTTTGTGAATAAACTCGACCGTCCGGGCAGAGAACCCATAGATTTGTTAGATGAAATTGAGAAAGAATTGGGATTACAGACTTATGCAGTGAATTGGCCTATTGGGATGGGCGATCGCTTTAAAGGCGTATTTGACCGCCAACAGCAGCAAATTCATTTATTTGAGCGCAGTTCTCATGGTAGTAAAGAAGCAAAGGAAACTATCCTCAATATAGGCGATCAGCGACTTGAAGAATTACTAGAAAAAGAACTATACCACCAACTTAAAGACGAGTTAGAACTCTTAGAAGGAGTTTGTCCAGAACTAGATTTAGACTTAGTACACGCCGGCAAAATGACCCCAGTATTTTTTGGTAGCGCCATGACTAACTTTGGGGTGGAATTATTCCTCAAGAACTTCCTTGACTTTGCCCTCAAACCAGGTACACATAGCAGCACTGTCGGCGATATTCCTCCTACCTATCCAGAATTTACCGGATTTATTTTCAAACTGCAAGCCAACATGGACCCAAAACATCGAGATAGGGTGGCTTTCGTCCGGGTTTGCACAGGCAAGTTTGAAAAAGATATGACAGTAAATCACGCTCGAACTGGCAAAGTTGTCCGTCTATCACGTCCGCAAAAACTATTTGCCCAAGAAAGAGAATCTATTGATGTCGCTTATCCAGGGGACGTGATTGGTTTAAATAATCCAGGTGTTTTCGCAATTGGTGATACAATTTACACAGGACAAAAATTAGAATATGAGGGAATTCCTTATTTCTCACCTGAACTTTTTGCCACGTTGAGAAACCCCAACCCATCGAAATTTAAGCAGTTTCAAAAAGGCGTTTCCGAATTGCGAGAAGAAGGTGCTGTCCAAATTATGTACTCCACCGATGAAGCCAAGCGGGAGCCAATTTTAGCAGCGGTTGGTCAATTGCAGTTTGAAGTAGTCCAGTTCCGCTTAGAAAATGAGTATGGTGTGGAAACTATTCTCGATTTATTACCTTATAGTGTCGCCCGTTGGGTTGAAGGTGGTTGGGAAGCTTTAAAGCAGGTGGGACGTTTATTCAATACCACTACTGTTAAAGATAGCATGGGACGACCAGTATTGTTATTCCGCAATGAATGGAATTGTCAACAGTTGGAGGGTGATCATCCAGAGTTGAAATTAAGTGCCATCGCTCCCGTCTTTTCCCATCAACAATCAGCAGAAAGTTAG
- a CDS encoding zinc metalloprotease HtpX encodes MPSHAESCLEAGLAALKQGNYYTAIANLQPLAKDQSQERICLQAQVGLVMSYARTGEVSKAIALCQNLIANSNPQVQEWATLALEHLHKRKNQKKKSHKTNTGLVSSLNPAQPQLQTAYTGNDGNNTIKPVSVYWRNARRAKVWQPLGKPNIIPSRLLALGTFMALFWTCREVLKLVLGLINQILYQLPYLEPIQILYSDPSSLMLGLLIIFMASSPWLLDWVLTRFSGQEELTKEKLNSYSRETPRVLQRACQQRHWSTPQLRILPISAPMIISYGNLPRTARITVSQGLLEQLADDEIAAIYALSLGQIGRWDFAVMSLVLLVAMPFYGIYQQVSVWGNQHDSKIWRWPGTVLAAINYAIWCLFTGTALLNCQLRLYHSDRLAAEITGNPNGLIRALLKISIGVAHDISLKEQTCWQLESLNLLSPVAYQHSIILGSTAGHLPFESFLKWENFHPYRQWFTINSCHPTIGDRIDRLCQIARHWHLDTELYQTKPSQPILIKPQSFYLQIAPWLGIPLGVVFACLTWLIWQTAYTLHLLNLKWIYDNWSFVGGCMLIGFSIGTVMRINALFPDITPVNVQKDENFTNLLANPAILPIDSIRVRFTGKLLGRPGIGNCLAQDLILQSSQGLMKLHHIPWLGKSFNPQDLIGRQITVTGWLRRGTTPWIDIQTLETKGGKKINSPHSICSTVIAVVAQAWGAYIMLTGS; translated from the coding sequence ATGCCTTCCCACGCTGAATCATGTTTAGAGGCTGGTTTAGCTGCTCTCAAGCAGGGGAATTACTACACAGCGATCGCTAACCTTCAACCACTAGCCAAAGATCAAAGTCAAGAAAGGATTTGTTTACAGGCGCAAGTTGGGTTAGTGATGTCCTATGCCCGCACGGGTGAAGTCTCTAAGGCGATCGCTCTGTGTCAAAATCTGATTGCTAATAGTAATCCCCAAGTTCAAGAGTGGGCAACACTTGCTCTTGAACACCTGCATAAACGCAAAAACCAGAAGAAAAAATCCCATAAAACCAATACTGGACTTGTTTCTAGTTTAAATCCTGCCCAACCACAGCTACAAACAGCTTATACTGGTAATGATGGTAACAATACTATCAAACCGGTTAGCGTTTATTGGCGCAATGCTAGACGCGCTAAAGTGTGGCAACCCCTAGGCAAGCCTAACATCATTCCCTCTCGACTACTTGCTCTGGGAACATTCATGGCATTGTTTTGGACTTGTCGAGAAGTGCTTAAATTAGTATTGGGTTTAATCAATCAAATTCTCTATCAACTGCCCTACTTAGAACCCATCCAGATTTTATATAGCGATCCTAGTTCCTTGATGCTAGGATTGTTGATCATCTTCATGGCATCGTCTCCTTGGTTGCTCGACTGGGTACTAACAAGATTTTCCGGTCAAGAAGAGTTAACCAAAGAGAAATTAAACTCCTACAGCCGGGAAACACCCAGAGTATTACAACGCGCTTGCCAACAGCGGCACTGGTCAACCCCTCAACTGAGAATCTTACCAATTTCCGCCCCGATGATTATCAGTTATGGCAACCTCCCCCGCACAGCGAGAATAACTGTTAGTCAAGGTTTATTAGAACAACTGGCAGATGACGAAATAGCTGCCATCTATGCTTTATCTTTAGGACAAATTGGGCGTTGGGATTTTGCGGTCATGTCCCTAGTTTTACTCGTGGCCATGCCATTTTATGGAATATATCAGCAAGTGTCAGTTTGGGGAAATCAACATGACAGTAAAATTTGGCGTTGGCCAGGTACAGTTTTAGCAGCCATCAACTATGCAATTTGGTGTCTGTTCACGGGTACAGCCTTACTTAATTGCCAATTGCGGCTTTACCATAGCGATCGCCTGGCCGCAGAAATCACCGGTAATCCTAATGGACTAATTCGCGCTTTACTGAAAATATCCATTGGTGTAGCCCATGATATCAGCCTCAAAGAACAAACCTGTTGGCAGTTAGAAAGCCTGAATCTCCTCTCGCCAGTTGCATACCAACACAGCATAATTTTAGGTAGCACCGCCGGTCATCTACCTTTTGAATCATTTTTAAAGTGGGAAAATTTTCATCCCTATCGGCAATGGTTTACAATTAATAGTTGTCATCCAACAATAGGCGATCGCATCGATCGCCTTTGTCAAATAGCCCGTCATTGGCATTTAGACACCGAATTATATCAAACAAAGCCATCACAACCCATTCTCATCAAGCCCCAATCCTTCTATTTACAAATTGCCCCTTGGTTGGGAATCCCCCTCGGTGTTGTATTTGCCTGTCTAACTTGGTTAATTTGGCAAACAGCATACACCTTACACTTGTTAAACCTCAAGTGGATCTATGATAATTGGTCTTTTGTCGGAGGTTGTATGTTGATTGGCTTTAGCATTGGCACAGTTATGCGGATAAATGCTTTATTTCCCGATATTACACCTGTCAATGTTCAAAAAGATGAAAACTTTACCAACCTCTTAGCAAATCCCGCTATTTTACCAATTGATAGCATTAGAGTTCGGTTTACTGGTAAGCTATTAGGCCGCCCTGGTATTGGCAATTGTTTAGCACAAGACCTAATCCTGCAATCTAGCCAAGGTTTAATGAAATTACATCATATTCCCTGGTTAGGAAAGTCATTCAATCCTCAAGACTTGATTGGCAGACAAATCACTGTTACAGGTTGGTTACGACGGGGGACAACTCCTTGGATTGATATCCAAACTTTAGAAACTAAAGGTGGCAAAAAAATTAATAGCCCTCATTCTATCTGCTCCACTGTCATCGCAGTTGTTGCCCAAGCCTGGGGTGCTTATATTATGCTCACAGGTTCTTAG
- a CDS encoding RNA recognition motif domain-containing protein produces the protein MSIRLYIGNLPKEEIDRQDLQAVFAEEGDAVTTKLIKDRKTGKCRGFGFLTVNNDEQADQIIEKYNGQMFKDTPIKLEKALPRTKGEEGDEQPQQQVPKPVIQGSSSPVPSSNKEGNRRERTKKPRRGGGGGARETVGNVDNEAFRPDPRWAADLEKLRQMLEAQTTN, from the coding sequence ATGTCCATTCGCCTATATATAGGAAATTTGCCCAAGGAAGAAATTGATCGTCAAGATTTGCAAGCTGTATTTGCAGAAGAAGGCGATGCTGTCACCACTAAACTAATTAAAGACCGTAAAACAGGCAAATGCCGTGGTTTTGGGTTTTTAACGGTGAACAATGACGAACAAGCCGATCAAATTATTGAAAAATATAATGGTCAAATGTTCAAAGATACACCCATTAAGCTAGAAAAAGCTTTACCACGGACTAAAGGTGAGGAAGGGGACGAACAACCACAACAACAGGTCCCTAAACCAGTCATCCAAGGTAGTAGTTCCCCCGTTCCTAGCAGCAACAAAGAAGGCAACCGTCGGGAGAGAACTAAAAAACCTCGCCGTGGTGGTGGTGGTGGTGCGCGTGAGACTGTTGGTAACGTTGATAACGAAGCTTTTCGTCCAGATCCCCGTTGGGCAGCGGATTTAGAAAAGCTCAGACAGATGTTGGAAGCACAAACTACCAACTAG
- a CDS encoding glycosyltransferase family 4 protein, producing the protein MKATTKKHIALISVHGDPAIEIGREEAGGQNVYVRQVGEALAQLGWQVDMFSRRVSADQERIVQHHPNCRTIRLTAGPVEFVPRDQGFQYLPDFVFQLLEFQKEAGINYDLVHTNYWLSSWVGMELKKRQGTKQVHTYHSLGVIKYNTIENIPLVASQRLIVEKQVLETAERIVATSPQELEHMRSLVSQKGKIDIIPCGTDIQQFGSVERQAARATLGIDPEAKVVLYVGRFDPRKGIETLVRAMRESKFYESKQLQLIIGGGCTPGNSDEKERDRLTGIVNELGMNECTSFPGCLSREILPAYYAAADICVVPSHYEPFGLVAIEAMACGTPVVASDVGGLQFTVVNEETGLLVPPQNVPAFNHAIDRILGNPVWQQELGKAAKKRVINKFSWHGVASQLDELYTQLLQQSVKEPALAIK; encoded by the coding sequence ATGAAAGCTACCACTAAAAAACACATTGCTTTAATTTCAGTTCATGGCGATCCAGCAATTGAAATAGGCAGAGAAGAGGCAGGAGGACAAAATGTTTATGTCCGCCAAGTGGGTGAAGCCCTGGCACAGCTAGGATGGCAAGTAGATATGTTTAGTCGGAGAGTCAGTGCTGATCAAGAAAGGATAGTGCAACATCACCCTAATTGTCGGACTATTCGTTTAACCGCAGGTCCGGTGGAATTTGTGCCAAGAGATCAGGGTTTTCAATATTTGCCAGATTTCGTCTTTCAGTTACTAGAATTTCAAAAAGAAGCTGGGATTAATTATGATTTAGTGCATACTAATTATTGGTTATCTAGCTGGGTAGGGATGGAACTCAAGAAAAGACAAGGAACTAAACAGGTTCATACCTACCATTCTTTAGGGGTGATTAAATATAACACCATAGAAAATATTCCTTTGGTGGCTAGTCAACGTTTAATAGTAGAGAAACAAGTATTGGAAACAGCGGAAAGAATTGTGGCCACCAGTCCCCAAGAACTGGAACATATGCGATCGCTTGTTTCCCAAAAAGGCAAAATTGATATTATTCCCTGTGGGACAGATATTCAGCAGTTTGGTTCAGTGGAAAGACAAGCTGCCAGGGCTACTTTAGGAATTGATCCAGAAGCTAAAGTGGTGTTATATGTAGGTAGATTTGACCCCCGAAAAGGCATAGAAACTTTAGTCAGGGCAATGCGAGAATCTAAGTTTTATGAATCAAAACAATTGCAGTTGATTATTGGTGGTGGTTGCACACCGGGAAATAGTGATGAAAAAGAACGCGATCGCCTTACCGGAATTGTCAACGAATTAGGGATGAATGAATGTACCTCTTTTCCCGGTTGTTTGAGTCGGGAGATATTGCCAGCTTATTACGCCGCTGCGGATATTTGTGTTGTTCCTAGCCACTATGAACCCTTTGGATTGGTAGCTATCGAGGCTATGGCCTGCGGTACACCTGTAGTCGCTAGTGATGTCGGTGGATTACAATTTACCGTTGTCAATGAAGAAACTGGTTTATTAGTACCGCCACAAAATGTCCCAGCTTTTAACCACGCTATTGATCGGATTCTGGGTAATCCTGTATGGCAGCAAGAATTAGGAAAAGCTGCTAAAAAGCGTGTTATTAATAAATTTAGCTGGCATGGTGTAGCGAGTCAGTTAGATGAACTATATACCCAACTGTTGCAACAATCTGTTAAAGAACCCGCATTAGCAATTAAATAG